In Pseudomonadota bacterium, a genomic segment contains:
- a CDS encoding radical SAM protein, translated as MNIHRITYNPGTNSCSLYFIGCNFRCTGCYWKKIYPKVSLKKLRLLNLKEVIEILRPVVPEKVTIISGDPVENHEFSVLPKTLYDEFRCEVRLMTNGHILPSLEGLKHVSLSIKALSDDLHKRYTGKSNTAPLKNFRFLYESGIELSSSSVFIPDVIDKEEIKGIGRFIGSIDRDIPYRVIGYMPIDDLPYRRPSYEEIKDAAGSINGSLNDVVFSDSKEQDYTGIIDLFTNNLR; from the coding sequence GTGAATATACATCGCATAACCTATAACCCAGGGACAAATTCGTGCAGCCTCTATTTTATAGGTTGTAATTTCCGTTGTACCGGGTGTTACTGGAAAAAGATCTATCCAAAGGTTAGCCTCAAGAAATTAAGATTGTTAAATCTGAAAGAGGTCATTGAGATACTCAGGCCTGTTGTACCTGAAAAAGTTACTATTATCAGCGGTGATCCCGTCGAGAATCACGAATTTTCTGTTCTCCCGAAGACACTCTATGACGAATTCAGATGCGAGGTACGTCTTATGACGAATGGCCACATACTGCCTTCTCTCGAAGGGTTGAAACATGTGTCTCTCTCAATCAAGGCCTTAAGCGATGACCTGCACAAACGATATACAGGAAAATCCAATACAGCCCCCTTAAAGAATTTCAGGTTCCTCTACGAAAGCGGTATCGAGCTTTCATCATCCAGTGTATTTATCCCGGACGTAATAGACAAAGAGGAAATAAAAGGGATCGGGCGGTTTATTGGAAGCATAGACAGGGATATCCCCTACAGGGTAATCGGGTATATGCCGATAGATGACCTTCCATATCGCAGACCTTCCTATGAGGAGATTAAAGATGCAGCCGGGTCTATCAACGGCAGCCTTAATGATGTCGTTTTCTCAGACTCGAAAGAACAGGATTACACAGGCATAATCGATCTGTTTACCAATAACCTGAGATGA